One region of Oryzias latipes chromosome 6, ASM223467v1 genomic DNA includes:
- the LOC101155189 gene encoding hyaluronidase-like — translation MVLARLYFLLLVLGVGTRMMLELGSERIKPAQVPLMPHRPFVVVWNAPTESCRLRFKVDLDLSVFDIVANLNETLSGPNVTIFYHSHLGYYPYYSNSGVAINGGLPQNQSISKHLSKARADIDKLIPHKDFRGLGVIDWENWRPQWVRNWGSKDIYRKKSKEQIQKRHPNWPDTKIEKEAKEHFESAGQAFMNLTLALAEARRPDGLWGFYLFPDCYNYGYKQHPQHYTGECPNVEHIRNDHLMWLWKESTALYPSIYLDYELKSSPNTVKFVHYRVKEAMRIASIARRDFTLPVYVYSRPFYAYTFVVLSERDLVHTIGESATLGASGVILWGSSEYSRSYRNCLAIKKYIDGPLGHYVMNVTSAAKLCSKALCKKNGRCVRKSMESDAYLHLNPRFFHIRNNPTPKGPRFHVSGHLNNHDILDMKHKFSCQCYQGWTGAYCEVPQAPHPSFSPPPKPTAARLHPWVNCLMSNVLHFLSLNFSCVCVITFLGLCLTVRCLLL, via the exons ATGGTGCTTGCAAGACTTTATTTCCTGCTACTGGTTTTGGGGGTTGGTACAAGGATGATGCTCGAGCTAGGCAGTGAGCGGATAAAGCCAGCCCAAGTGCCTCTGATGCCCCATCGgccttttgttgttgtctggAATGCTCCAACAGAGTCATGTCGCCTTCGCTTTAAGGTGGATCTGGACCTCAGCGTTTTTGACATTGTAGCCAACCTCAATGAAACCTTAAGTGGACCCAACGTTACCATATTCTATCATAGTCATCTGGGATACTACCCATACTACTCCAACTCAGGGGTTGCTATCAATGGAGGGTTACCACAGAATCAGAGCATCTCCAAACATCTTAGCAAAGCCCGAGCTGACATCGACAAACTGATCCCACACAAGGATTTCCGAGGCCTTGGCGTCATTGACTGGGAGAACTGGAGGCCTCAGTGGGTCAGAAATTGGGGGTCCAAAGACATTTATCGAAAAAAGTCCAAGGAGCAAATTCAAAAGCGTCACCCCAACTGGCCAGATACCAAAATAGAAAAGGAggcaaaagaacattttgagAGTGCAGGACAGGCATTCATGAACCTGACTTTGGCACTGGCTGAAGCTCGCCGACCAGATGGTCTGTGGGGATTTTACCTCTTTCCAGACTGTTACAACTATGGCTACAAGCAGCACCCACAACATTACACTGGTGAATGTCCCAATGTTGAACACATTCGCAATGACCATCTGATGTGGCTCTGGAAGGAAAGCACGGCCCTCTACCCATCTATCTACTTAGACTACGAGCTAAAGTCTTCTCCAAACACGGTCAAGTTTGTCCATTATCGAGTCAAGGAAGCAATGAGAATTGCATCTATTGCCCGTAGGGACTTCACTCTCCCTGTTTATGTATATTCTAGACCGTTCTACGCATACACCTTTGTTGTGCTCTCAGAG agggACCTAGTTCACACTATTGGGGAGAGTGCCACCTTGGGAGCATCAGGTGTGATCCTCTGGGGATCATCAGAGTACTCTCGATCATAT AGAAACTGCCTCGCTATCAAGAAGTACATTGACGGTCCTCTTGGACACTATGTCATGAATGTTACATCAGCAGCTAAGCTCTGTAGTAAAGCACTTTGCAAGAAGAATGGCAGATGTGTCCGCAAGAGTATGGAATCAGATGCATATCTACATCTTAACCCCCGTTTCTTCCACATTCGTAACAACCCAACACCAAAGGGCCCCCGCTTTCATGTCAGTGGTCATCTAAATAATCATGATATTCTTGACATGAAGCACAAGTTCTCCTGCCAGTGCTACCAAGGCTGGACAGGGGCTTACTGTGAAGTTCCGCAGGCTCCACACCCTTCTTTCTCTCCACCACCTAAGCCTACTGCTGCAAGACTTCATCCTTGGGTCAACTGTTTGATGTCAAATGTTCTGCATTTTCTTTCTCTAAATTTCTCCTGTGTCTGTGTCATCACTTTCCTGGGACTGTGTCTGACAGTAAGGTGCCTCCTTTTGTAG